From a region of the Roseivirga sp. 4D4 genome:
- a CDS encoding ABC transporter permease produces MSYKNNVPSPPRLALWLLHIFCTKHWLEEIEGDLEEEFALNVEEKGLNKARTIYFWTVLRSFRVYILKEKFLSGQHSNKRIMFSNYLKITLRALLKNRVYSFINISGLAIGIAGALLIFHYVSFESSYEKFIEGSEDMYRVSLELYGNGEFVYHSAENYPPVGETMVNDFPEVIEWAHLYNMGAKNNVVITYEESPGEPIKLKHKKFLYASPSTLSMFSAQMVEGDAATALDEPYSIVISESTAKKYFGDESALGKRLRLRDDDFNNENCLVTGVFKDLPANTHLKYDVLISTGTIYGRWDGALTRYKTGWVRKDFYTYVKVRPGTDIKALEAKLPEMIDRNMPDLADQNARHVMHLQPLNRIHFDSHLSDEAELNGSAEPITFLSIIAIFIVVIAWVNYVNLATSRSLDRAREVGIRKVLGSLRAQLIRQFLFESVVINLLAVVLALGIVALALPSFYVISGIPDSVVIWQNQSLWLLLAGVFLFGSIVSGFYPAMVLSSFKPVSTLKGKFRNSSTGVLLRKGLVIFQFATSAALIVGTLTVSKQMKYMQSADLGFDLEQTIVVERAAIADTSRAVRNRNLETFQEQLRANANIKSVSSSGMVPGKKIRFKGAVRAYNQQAGQVHPMDAVGGDYGLIETLGMEIIAGRNFSRDFPNDRDTAVLVSRSSVPLLGYDNPEDIINQAVVVENFGATAIVIGVVEDYNHESLRVKAAPSIFLLDPQWAEYFLFRVDGSIPDALAAIERQWNITYSANPFDFFFLDEFFNNQYKSEQQFQSMFSVFSVLAILIGCLGLFGLSAFTAMQKTKEIGVRKVLGASVQSVFYMLSKEFIVLILIANVIAWPIIYFAMDKWLQGFEYRTTIDIAVFGLALLAVLAVALLTISFQTIKSARLNPVDSLRYE; encoded by the coding sequence ATGTCTTACAAAAATAATGTGCCATCTCCACCGCGCCTGGCGCTGTGGTTACTTCATATATTCTGCACCAAGCATTGGTTGGAGGAGATAGAAGGAGATTTAGAAGAGGAATTCGCACTAAATGTTGAGGAGAAGGGACTCAACAAGGCAAGAACGATTTACTTCTGGACGGTTCTCCGATCGTTCAGAGTCTATATACTAAAAGAGAAATTTTTATCAGGTCAACACTCAAACAAAAGAATCATGTTCTCAAATTATCTAAAAATCACGCTTAGAGCCCTGCTCAAAAACAGGGTGTATTCATTCATTAATATCTCAGGCTTGGCGATCGGCATTGCAGGTGCTTTGCTGATTTTTCATTATGTCAGTTTTGAGTCTAGCTATGAAAAGTTCATTGAAGGCTCGGAAGACATGTATCGGGTAAGCCTAGAATTATATGGAAATGGCGAATTCGTTTACCATAGTGCCGAAAACTATCCACCTGTGGGAGAGACTATGGTCAACGACTTTCCTGAAGTCATAGAATGGGCACACCTATATAATATGGGTGCAAAGAATAATGTGGTCATTACCTATGAGGAAAGTCCAGGTGAGCCCATTAAGCTTAAGCACAAGAAGTTCCTTTATGCGAGCCCTAGTACGCTTTCTATGTTCTCAGCGCAAATGGTGGAAGGAGATGCCGCCACCGCATTGGATGAACCGTACAGTATCGTAATCTCAGAGAGTACTGCTAAGAAGTACTTTGGCGATGAAAGCGCGTTAGGCAAGCGTTTGCGGCTGCGTGATGACGACTTCAACAATGAAAACTGTTTGGTAACGGGTGTTTTTAAAGATCTTCCCGCTAATACACATTTAAAATATGATGTGCTGATCTCGACCGGAACTATCTACGGTCGATGGGATGGTGCCTTGACAAGATACAAGACCGGTTGGGTAAGAAAGGATTTCTATACCTATGTAAAGGTACGCCCAGGGACTGATATCAAGGCATTGGAGGCCAAACTTCCAGAAATGATCGATCGGAATATGCCAGATTTGGCGGATCAAAATGCACGACATGTAATGCATTTGCAGCCTTTAAACAGGATTCACTTTGACTCACACTTGTCAGATGAAGCAGAATTGAATGGTAGTGCTGAGCCAATTACCTTCCTGTCCATCATTGCCATTTTTATAGTGGTGATCGCTTGGGTGAATTATGTAAACCTTGCTACTTCAAGATCGCTTGATCGTGCTCGAGAAGTTGGAATTCGTAAAGTACTCGGTTCATTGCGTGCCCAACTCATTAGACAATTTCTCTTTGAATCTGTGGTCATTAATCTTCTTGCAGTTGTGCTAGCCTTAGGAATTGTTGCTTTGGCATTGCCGTCTTTCTATGTAATCAGCGGTATTCCTGACAGTGTTGTCATCTGGCAAAACCAGTCCTTATGGTTGCTTTTAGCGGGTGTCTTTTTGTTCGGTTCAATTGTATCAGGTTTCTACCCAGCCATGGTCCTATCGTCCTTTAAGCCTGTAAGCACACTCAAGGGTAAATTTAGAAACTCTAGTACAGGTGTATTGCTCAGAAAAGGGTTAGTCATCTTTCAGTTTGCAACTTCAGCTGCGTTGATTGTGGGTACGCTCACAGTTTCTAAACAAATGAAGTACATGCAGTCTGCCGACTTGGGTTTTGATTTGGAACAGACCATTGTTGTTGAGCGAGCGGCTATTGCCGATACAAGTAGAGCGGTTAGGAATCGAAACCTTGAGACTTTTCAAGAGCAACTTCGAGCAAACGCAAATATCAAGTCTGTATCGAGTAGTGGAATGGTGCCTGGAAAGAAGATTAGATTTAAAGGTGCTGTGAGGGCTTATAATCAACAGGCAGGTCAAGTACATCCCATGGATGCAGTAGGAGGAGATTATGGCTTAATTGAGACCTTAGGAATGGAAATCATTGCCGGACGTAATTTTTCAAGGGACTTTCCTAATGATAGAGATACAGCTGTTTTGGTTAGTCGCTCATCGGTACCATTGCTAGGCTATGATAATCCTGAAGACATCATTAACCAAGCTGTTGTTGTCGAGAATTTCGGTGCTACTGCAATTGTAATTGGGGTAGTAGAAGATTATAATCATGAGTCATTAAGAGTTAAGGCGGCACCTTCAATCTTCTTGCTAGATCCACAGTGGGCAGAGTACTTCTTATTTAGAGTCGATGGCTCAATCCCAGATGCCTTGGCTGCTATTGAAAGGCAATGGAACATCACTTATTCGGCTAATCCGTTTGACTTCTTTTTCCTTGATGAATTCTTTAACAATCAGTATAAGTCGGAACAACAGTTTCAATCCATGTTTTCCGTATTTTCTGTACTTGCCATTCTCATAGGTTGCCTTGGATTATTTGGCCTATCAGCTTTTACGGCTATGCAAAAAACTAAAGAAATTGGAGTTAGAAAGGTTTTGGGAGCCTCTGTCCAGAGTGTCTTTTATATGCTTTCCAAAGAGTTTATCGTGCTGATCTTGATTGCCAATGTTATCGCTTGGCCGATAATTTACTTTGCGATGGACAAGTGGTTGCAGGGCTTTGAATATAGAACCACAATCGACATTGCGGTATTTGGATTAGCGCTGCTCGCTGTATTAGCAGTAGCTTTATTGACTATTAGTTTCCAGACAATCAAGTCCGCAAGACTTAATCCAGTTGATTCACTGAGGTACGAATAG
- a CDS encoding PadR family transcriptional regulator, which produces MKGTYLGEFEEVVLLTVAMLEDEGYGISVKQQVELRTKRTINLSAIHSTLYRLEKKGFLNSRLGEATKVRGGKRKRIFYITPYGVKSLKEAKSLREDIWNSIPTYVLQK; this is translated from the coding sequence ATGAAAGGCACATATTTGGGAGAGTTTGAAGAGGTGGTGCTGTTAACCGTAGCCATGTTGGAAGATGAGGGCTATGGTATATCAGTGAAACAACAAGTAGAACTCAGAACTAAAAGAACGATTAACCTTAGTGCGATTCACTCGACTTTGTATCGGTTGGAAAAGAAGGGTTTTCTAAACTCTAGACTTGGGGAAGCCACAAAAGTGAGGGGAGGTAAGCGAAAGCGTATTTTTTACATCACTCCCTATGGAGTAAAAAGTCTTAAGGAAGCAAAGTCCCTGCGAGAGGACATTTGGAATTCAATACCAACTTATGTCTTACAAAAATAA
- a CDS encoding ABC transporter permease, with the protein MKNFTLAIRVLLKNKFYSLLNILGLAVGLTVAIIIFLFVQSDMSFDKQFGDYERIYRVESNFIVGEKEDRYAFVSQFLPKGLKADYPEIENYVRFRPAGKVLFDIDGRKFYENNIFYADTSAFTVFKYPLIQGDPETLLDEPNAIVLSETLANKYFQGQDAMGQTLKTATNQFKVTGVMKDMPENVHMTYDAFMSYETVQTNKELLAQQEQQGGLWSPSDFAYLVFAKNYNPQDLKDKFPEFYEKYMAPIAKIINYQGVFMIDLTNIADTHFSSQPAQFDFPTGNKTYTYAFTAIGIFILLLASINYMNLASARSTSRSKEVGIRKVMGSTKGALVTQFLSESIIIALVSLVLAFGIVALLINGVGIGDIMGKTLVFEPMSNLTMTLGVLGVTFLIGILSGLYPAFYLSAVSTIKALKGIAKSGPGSMNMRKGLVAFQFFISIAVIISTLLMKNQIEFLADKDLGFNKDNVVIINMQDTAMSNRVDFIKSELKQNPNVISVTDAIVVGGDSNLGNNLLGASKSLIRAESADSISRDDTYPVMFVGDDYVKTMQLELVAGRDFDKNQPSDRTLGVLVNETMVKNMGWADPIGRELGLPIPGVQPSKVIGVVKDFNAFSLHTAVEPMVMFHYDFNPFLKAQGALPSFMIHVDGKSLRQTMDFIEQKFTELDPGHPFEYRFLDGRAEELYREDARQSKLTGLLSYICIFISCLGLLGLASFSTSQRIKEIGVRKVLGASIFQLVYMIFKDVLVLIIIGFVISIPVSYYIIEQWLQEFAYQMPLAQMLAFAAILSGVLSIVVAFLTVSYHSLRAASQNPVRALRYE; encoded by the coding sequence ATGAAGAACTTCACACTTGCCATTAGAGTACTGCTAAAGAACAAGTTTTACTCACTCCTCAATATCCTGGGTCTTGCAGTCGGCCTAACGGTCGCCATCATTATTTTTCTATTTGTACAAAGCGATATGAGCTTTGATAAGCAGTTTGGTGATTATGAGCGCATCTATCGTGTAGAATCGAATTTCATTGTGGGTGAAAAGGAAGATCGATACGCTTTCGTATCTCAATTTTTACCTAAAGGCCTAAAGGCTGATTATCCCGAAATCGAGAATTATGTGCGTTTCAGACCTGCAGGAAAGGTCCTTTTCGACATTGATGGAAGAAAGTTCTATGAGAACAACATCTTCTATGCCGATACTTCTGCCTTTACCGTTTTCAAATATCCACTGATTCAAGGGGATCCCGAAACGCTACTTGATGAACCAAACGCTATCGTACTCTCTGAAACTCTGGCTAATAAGTACTTCCAAGGACAAGATGCCATGGGTCAGACCTTAAAAACGGCTACTAACCAGTTTAAGGTGACTGGTGTGATGAAAGATATGCCGGAGAACGTCCACATGACTTATGATGCTTTTATGTCATATGAAACGGTGCAAACGAACAAAGAACTGCTTGCTCAACAGGAACAACAAGGCGGATTATGGAGTCCTTCTGATTTTGCTTACCTGGTCTTTGCGAAGAATTACAACCCTCAGGACTTAAAGGACAAGTTTCCTGAGTTCTATGAAAAGTACATGGCCCCGATCGCCAAAATCATTAATTACCAAGGGGTATTCATGATTGACCTCACCAATATTGCAGATACACACTTTAGCTCCCAACCGGCTCAATTTGACTTTCCTACCGGCAATAAAACTTACACCTACGCTTTTACAGCGATCGGCATATTCATTTTGCTCCTCGCTTCGATCAACTATATGAATTTGGCCTCGGCCCGTTCAACCAGCAGATCCAAAGAAGTGGGTATTAGAAAGGTAATGGGTTCTACCAAAGGAGCTTTGGTTACTCAATTCCTAAGCGAGTCCATCATTATCGCATTAGTTTCCCTAGTACTAGCCTTTGGTATTGTCGCACTGCTTATTAACGGTGTTGGTATAGGAGACATCATGGGAAAAACGCTGGTCTTTGAGCCTATGTCGAACCTTACCATGACCCTTGGAGTGCTAGGCGTGACCTTCTTGATTGGTATTCTGTCAGGTCTTTATCCTGCTTTCTATCTATCTGCTGTGAGCACCATTAAAGCGTTAAAAGGCATTGCCAAAAGTGGACCTGGCAGCATGAATATGAGAAAAGGGCTGGTTGCTTTTCAGTTCTTCATTTCAATTGCTGTGATCATTTCCACACTTTTAATGAAAAACCAGATTGAGTTTTTAGCAGACAAAGACCTTGGCTTTAACAAGGACAATGTGGTAATCATTAACATGCAGGACACTGCCATGAGCAACCGTGTAGACTTTATCAAGTCAGAGTTGAAGCAAAACCCTAATGTCATCAGTGTTACCGATGCGATTGTGGTAGGGGGTGACTCTAACTTGGGGAACAACTTATTAGGGGCTTCAAAGTCATTGATCAGAGCAGAATCCGCTGATTCGATTAGCAGAGATGATACTTACCCGGTTATGTTTGTGGGTGATGATTATGTCAAGACCATGCAACTAGAGCTTGTAGCTGGACGTGATTTTGACAAGAACCAGCCATCTGACAGAACACTAGGGGTTTTGGTTAATGAAACCATGGTGAAGAATATGGGCTGGGCTGATCCAATCGGAAGAGAACTGGGCTTACCGATACCTGGTGTTCAACCGAGCAAAGTGATCGGTGTCGTGAAAGACTTCAATGCCTTCTCTTTACATACAGCTGTTGAACCGATGGTCATGTTCCATTACGATTTCAACCCATTCTTAAAGGCTCAAGGTGCTTTGCCGTCCTTTATGATTCATGTGGATGGAAAGTCCTTGAGGCAAACCATGGACTTCATTGAGCAGAAGTTTACAGAGCTTGACCCTGGCCATCCATTTGAATACCGATTCTTAGATGGTCGTGCGGAAGAGCTTTATAGAGAAGATGCTCGTCAAAGTAAGCTCACGGGGCTTCTCTCTTACATCTGTATCTTCATCTCATGTCTTGGGCTATTGGGGCTTGCTTCTTTCAGTACCTCACAGCGTATCAAAGAAATTGGGGTGCGTAAGGTGCTTGGCGCATCGATCTTCCAGTTGGTCTATATGATTTTCAAAGACGTATTGGTATTAATCATCATTGGTTTTGTGATTTCTATACCTGTCTCCTACTACATTATTGAGCAGTGGCTCCAAGAGTTTGCATACCAAATGCCTTTGGCACAAATGCTGGCTTTCGCAGCTATACTTTCAGGGGTACTCTCGATCGTAGTCGCATTCTTGACGGTGAGTTATCATTCGCTAAGGGCCGCAAGTCAAAACCCAGTAAGGGCTTTGAGATACGAGTAA
- a CDS encoding ABC transporter permease, with the protein MKNIAYAIRVLLRNKFYSFLNIFGLAIGLAVSIIIMLYVQSDYSYDKSHENWDQVYRIESKFYIPPKNDEFALTSTALAETMQMEFPEILSFTRFQNTGQVLFRIDDNNFYVDDVYLADSTTFDIFTHKFIQGDPKTALVEPNSLVLTESTAQRLFGDTNPLNELVKTDQNTFTVKGIIEDVPDNVHLRFNGLISFTTATSGQPPLNAQQRSGALWNIALYSYVKLPKGYDVNTIYNKFPEFFDKYMAPIAQFAPSLREASFSPRLVPLNEVHFNSKVQYDLPTGNKAYTNAFMAIGLFVLILASINYMNLATARATKRSKEVGIKKVLGSTKGRLVGQFLSESIVITFVSLIVAIVIVNLLIHGTGLNDLLDKELELHFLSNNLLLFGSLGITLLIGLLSGLYPAFYLSTISVLLAMKGSVKSGPGSLFLRKVLVAFQFFVSIGVVIATLLMGNQINFMRQKDIGFNKDNVIIIPTRDTLVSRRLEFIQNELRENPNIIDVTTSTGMNTGTSNSVGNRLIGGGRQVMMVEGADTLMVTDTYNMMNIGENFVRAMEMEIIDGRDFDENIPTDITNGVLVNEAMVEKMGWENPIGKKVQNAGPNVPTFRVIGVVKDFHAFSLHVKVEPTLIFRYERFATITQVQPAVVVHAKAGKLQETLNYLETRYAELDPSHPFEYGLLDSQAELLYKSDKKQSRLTAILSYICILISCLGLLGLSSYTTATRIKEIGVRKVLGASVFQLVFMIFRDIMVLVTVGFVIAAPIAYLLIEDWLQVFQYTMDLSTMIVSAAAVAGIMALVIAFLTVSFHSLKAANQNPVKALRYE; encoded by the coding sequence ATGAAGAATATCGCTTACGCAATTCGAGTATTGCTTAGAAACAAGTTCTACTCATTCCTCAATATTTTCGGCCTTGCCATTGGCCTTGCGGTCAGTATAATCATCATGCTCTATGTACAGAGTGATTACAGCTATGATAAATCCCATGAAAACTGGGATCAGGTTTACCGCATCGAGTCCAAATTCTACATCCCTCCTAAGAATGATGAGTTTGCCCTCACCTCAACCGCATTGGCAGAAACCATGCAAATGGAGTTCCCAGAAATCTTATCCTTTACAAGGTTTCAAAATACTGGACAGGTGCTTTTCAGAATAGATGACAACAATTTCTATGTAGATGATGTCTATCTGGCCGATTCTACCACTTTCGATATTTTCACCCATAAGTTCATTCAGGGCGATCCGAAAACCGCTCTTGTAGAACCTAACAGTCTAGTATTAACAGAAAGTACCGCCCAGAGGCTTTTTGGAGATACAAATCCTTTGAATGAGCTGGTGAAAACCGATCAGAATACATTTACTGTAAAGGGGATTATTGAAGATGTCCCAGATAACGTACACCTACGATTTAATGGCCTGATTTCCTTTACTACTGCTACTTCAGGACAACCTCCTTTGAATGCCCAACAACGGTCTGGAGCGCTTTGGAATATTGCCTTGTACTCTTATGTCAAACTGCCTAAAGGATATGATGTAAACACCATTTACAACAAGTTCCCGGAGTTCTTCGACAAGTACATGGCGCCAATCGCGCAATTTGCTCCTTCGCTTAGAGAGGCTTCTTTCTCGCCAAGATTGGTACCGTTAAATGAAGTACACTTCAACTCAAAAGTGCAGTATGACTTGCCGACAGGCAATAAAGCCTACACTAACGCCTTTATGGCCATTGGCCTTTTTGTGCTGATTCTGGCCTCTATCAATTACATGAACCTGGCTACAGCTAGGGCCACAAAACGTTCCAAAGAAGTTGGTATTAAGAAAGTTCTCGGCTCAACAAAAGGGAGGTTGGTTGGTCAATTCTTAAGCGAATCGATCGTGATCACTTTCGTTTCACTGATTGTCGCGATCGTGATCGTCAACCTGCTGATTCATGGTACGGGCCTAAACGATTTGTTGGACAAAGAACTTGAGCTTCACTTTCTGAGTAATAATCTATTGCTATTCGGATCACTAGGCATTACACTACTGATTGGTTTGCTTTCAGGACTTTACCCTGCTTTCTATCTGTCAACGATTTCGGTATTGCTAGCCATGAAAGGCTCCGTAAAATCAGGTCCTGGCAGCCTCTTCTTGAGAAAAGTATTAGTTGCGTTTCAGTTTTTTGTATCTATCGGTGTGGTGATCGCCACCCTGCTTATGGGCAATCAAATCAACTTTATGCGGCAGAAAGACATTGGCTTTAATAAGGATAATGTCATCATTATCCCAACGAGAGATACGCTGGTAAGCCGAAGACTGGAGTTTATTCAGAATGAGCTTCGTGAAAATCCGAATATTATTGATGTCACCACATCCACAGGTATGAATACGGGTACTTCCAATTCTGTCGGCAATCGCCTGATTGGAGGTGGTCGTCAGGTCATGATGGTTGAAGGTGCAGATACCCTTATGGTGACTGACACCTACAACATGATGAATATCGGAGAGAATTTCGTGCGAGCCATGGAAATGGAAATCATAGACGGAAGAGATTTCGATGAAAATATACCGACCGACATAACGAATGGTGTACTCGTTAATGAAGCGATGGTGGAAAAAATGGGCTGGGAAAATCCGATTGGTAAAAAAGTCCAGAATGCAGGACCTAATGTGCCTACATTCAGGGTGATTGGTGTAGTCAAAGACTTCCATGCCTTCTCGTTGCACGTAAAAGTCGAACCAACATTAATCTTCCGATATGAGCGATTTGCGACCATTACTCAGGTACAGCCCGCTGTTGTAGTACACGCGAAAGCCGGTAAACTTCAGGAGACGTTAAACTATCTGGAAACACGCTATGCCGAGCTTGATCCAAGTCATCCTTTCGAATATGGATTGCTTGATAGTCAGGCAGAATTGCTTTACAAGTCTGATAAGAAGCAGAGTAGACTCACGGCAATTCTATCCTATATCTGTATCCTAATCTCTTGTCTTGGCCTTCTGGGACTATCATCCTACACAACTGCCACACGCATCAAGGAGATTGGTGTGAGGAAGGTATTAGGTGCTTCGGTCTTCCAATTAGTGTTTATGATTTTCAGAGACATTATGGTCCTAGTGACAGTCGGTTTCGTCATAGCGGCACCAATTGCTTACCTATTGATAGAAGATTGGCTACAGGTATTCCAGTATACCATGGACTTGTCTACTATGATTGTAAGTGCGGCAGCTGTTGCAGGTATTATGGCATTGGTGATTGCTTTCTTGACGGTGAGCTTCCATTCACTAAAAGCCGCCAACCAAAACCCCGTGAAGGCTTTACGCTACGAATAA
- a CDS encoding DUF2461 domain-containing protein, producing the protein MAKQNIFKFLEALTANNSKEWMDKNRSWYEDTKGEVVDLFDPILEEIKRVDPRIVQPNARRAIGRINNNLMFHPDRPTYKDHFGVGFGYGKGLADFYVGLGVRETEIAGGLWHPDSERLKKVRMEIDYEGDKLSAILDSDAFNKSFELYKLDTLKTTPKGYPKDHEHIELLRLKTLAAFRQITRKDVYSNHFSEMVVESYLAIVPLLDFINTAITDN; encoded by the coding sequence ATGGCAAAACAGAACATATTTAAATTCCTGGAAGCGCTCACTGCCAATAATTCCAAGGAATGGATGGATAAGAATCGTTCTTGGTATGAGGATACTAAGGGTGAGGTGGTAGACTTATTTGATCCCATACTCGAAGAAATCAAGCGTGTAGATCCAAGGATCGTACAGCCCAATGCTCGTAGAGCCATTGGTAGAATCAATAATAACCTGATGTTTCACCCCGATCGTCCTACCTACAAAGATCATTTTGGAGTTGGATTTGGCTATGGCAAAGGCTTAGCAGACTTCTATGTAGGCCTGGGTGTGAGAGAGACCGAGATAGCAGGTGGACTGTGGCATCCGGATAGTGAACGCCTGAAGAAGGTAAGGATGGAGATTGACTATGAAGGAGATAAACTGTCGGCTATACTCGATTCTGACGCTTTTAATAAATCTTTTGAGCTATATAAGCTAGATACGCTCAAGACCACGCCCAAGGGATATCCAAAAGATCACGAGCATATTGAGTTGTTGAGGCTAAAGACCTTGGCTGCCTTTCGACAGATTACCAGAAAGGACGTTTATTCGAATCATTTTAGTGAAATGGTGGTAGAATCCTACCTGGCGATCGTCCCTTTGTTAGACTTTATTAATACAGCCATTACCGATAACTAG
- a CDS encoding DUF2461 domain-containing protein, which produces MAQINKSSFDFLNQLTENNNRDWFNENKPWYQEEHQNVCDFAEAMLQGLKENDEITTVSGKKSLMRVYRDVRFSKDKSPYNPRWAGSFNRQKPHLRGGYYFHLKPGQTVIGGGFYGPAPEDLKLIRDQIAQDDQPLRDVLNDSAFEKVFGALQGDQVKTAPKGFDKEHPSIDLLRYKSMYVFRNFSDKEVLSPNFLKEALGTFAALRPFFDVMTEMLTTDLNGLSLID; this is translated from the coding sequence ATGGCACAAATCAATAAGTCCTCCTTCGATTTTTTAAATCAACTCACGGAAAATAATAACCGTGATTGGTTCAATGAGAACAAACCCTGGTATCAGGAAGAGCATCAAAACGTCTGCGATTTTGCTGAGGCCATGCTGCAGGGACTCAAGGAAAATGATGAGATCACTACTGTAAGCGGAAAGAAGAGCTTGATGAGAGTCTATCGCGATGTGAGGTTCTCAAAAGATAAATCCCCTTACAATCCACGCTGGGCAGGTAGTTTTAACCGACAAAAACCACATTTGCGTGGAGGTTACTATTTCCACTTAAAGCCAGGACAAACAGTGATTGGGGGAGGCTTCTACGGACCAGCGCCTGAGGATCTCAAGCTAATCAGAGATCAAATTGCGCAAGATGATCAGCCTTTAAGAGATGTGTTGAATGATTCGGCCTTCGAGAAAGTGTTTGGAGCACTGCAAGGGGACCAAGTGAAGACAGCTCCCAAGGGTTTTGATAAGGAGCATCCCAGTATTGACTTGCTCAGGTATAAGTCCATGTATGTGTTTAGAAACTTCAGTGATAAGGAGGTGCTGAGTCCTAACTTTCTAAAAGAAGCCTTGGGTACTTTTGCGGCCCTAAGACCATTCTTTGATGTGATGACCGAAATGCTTACAACCGATTTGAACGGACTTTCATTGATTGACTAG
- a CDS encoding DUF547 domain-containing protein produces the protein MDHQSFSRSAKVILSQYLNGDDYSINSLEEFLENVQSFDLASLLDDDDKKAFWINVYNGLTNYQIVKNQLKESVWEKEDFFRDELLKLGGFRFSLDAIEHGILRKNGPRKNGKPRQFSDGDLRLNLMLENMDFRVHFALNCGSVSCPPIAFYSSDKIDEQLGLAESSFSASEFIVDHVNKSIDCSAIFVWYRSDFGNHYLNDSVLSQYAVTERSYIWKIQ, from the coding sequence ATGGATCATCAATCATTTTCGCGATCGGCAAAAGTTATCCTGAGTCAGTACTTGAACGGAGATGATTACTCGATCAACAGCTTAGAGGAGTTTCTGGAAAATGTGCAATCATTTGACTTAGCATCGCTTCTTGATGATGACGATAAAAAGGCATTTTGGATCAATGTCTACAACGGTCTGACGAACTATCAAATTGTCAAAAATCAATTGAAGGAATCTGTCTGGGAGAAAGAAGATTTCTTTAGAGATGAGCTGCTGAAGTTAGGTGGTTTTCGGTTTTCATTGGACGCTATTGAACATGGGATTTTGAGGAAGAATGGCCCGAGAAAAAATGGTAAACCAAGGCAGTTTTCAGATGGTGATTTAAGGCTGAATCTCATGCTTGAAAACATGGACTTCCGTGTCCACTTTGCGCTCAATTGTGGAAGTGTTTCTTGTCCTCCAATCGCCTTCTATTCCAGTGATAAAATCGATGAGCAATTGGGCCTTGCGGAGTCTAGTTTTTCGGCATCCGAATTCATCGTTGATCACGTTAATAAAAGCATCGACTGTTCGGCTATTTTCGTGTGGTATAGATCGGACTTTGGAAACCATTATCTTAACGATTCGGTTTTGTCCCAATACGCTGTAACCGAACGTTCATACATCTGGAAGATTCAATAA
- a CDS encoding aldo/keto reductase — MNFRRLKRANLDISEISFGCMSLGSNHVENESLIHTAFDGGVNYFDTADIYQNGFNEETVGKALKPIRQEVILATKVGNVPNVEGRNWEWNPSKSYILKAVEKSLKRLGTDYIDIYQLHGGMIEDNWEETIEAFDLLHERGLILHYGISSIRPNVIRRFVLQSEIVSNMMQYSLLDRRPEEEALEVLSKSDVGVMVRGGLAGGILAGKDSSDYLGYISEDVESLIDKIKVFSIEKMSLAQASLQWVLSNTAVTTAVVGIRNMHQLKDVLGTVNAPKLSPESIAELSGLLKPNVYTKHR, encoded by the coding sequence ATGAATTTCAGGAGACTCAAGCGAGCAAATCTAGACATATCTGAGATCAGTTTCGGATGCATGTCCCTTGGTTCAAATCATGTAGAAAACGAGTCTTTAATTCATACTGCTTTTGACGGAGGTGTTAACTATTTTGACACGGCTGATATTTATCAAAATGGGTTCAATGAAGAGACAGTGGGGAAGGCCTTGAAACCAATTCGTCAAGAGGTGATCTTGGCTACCAAGGTGGGAAACGTACCGAATGTCGAAGGCAGAAACTGGGAGTGGAACCCTTCAAAAAGTTACATACTGAAGGCAGTCGAAAAGAGCCTGAAAAGATTAGGTACTGACTACATCGATATCTATCAGCTACACGGTGGGATGATAGAAGATAACTGGGAAGAAACCATTGAGGCCTTTGACTTGCTGCACGAGAGGGGGCTCATACTTCACTACGGAATTTCATCTATCAGGCCTAACGTAATTCGAAGGTTTGTGCTTCAATCCGAGATCGTTAGTAACATGATGCAGTACAGTCTGCTCGACAGGCGTCCGGAGGAAGAGGCGCTAGAGGTATTGTCAAAGTCTGACGTTGGTGTGATGGTAAGAGGGGGGCTTGCAGGTGGTATATTGGCTGGAAAAGATTCAAGTGATTACTTAGGTTACATATCAGAAGATGTTGAATCATTGATAGATAAGATAAAAGTATTCTCAATTGAGAAAATGTCATTGGCTCAGGCGTCATTGCAGTGGGTGCTATCTAATACAGCTGTTACAACAGCAGTGGTTGGCATCAGAAATATGCACCAATTGAAGGACGTTTTAGGTACAGTGAATGCTCCGAAACTTTCACCTGAATCAATCGCTGAATTGAGTGGCTTACTCAAGCCGAATGTATACACGAAGCACAGATGA